GCTGTAGTTGCAGTAGGCTCTTGTGCTGTAAACGGCGGAATAATTAGAGAAGTAGGAGGACAGGGAGTAGGGGAAGTTCTAAAAAAGAAGGTTTACGAAGTGCCAGGTTGTCCGGCTTCAGATAAAACAATGGTTGCAATGCTCTATTCTGTTCTTCAAGGTGCAAAGTGAATGGTGGAACTTTCCTTAGATCCTATAAGCAGAATAGAAGGACATTTAGGAATTCACGTCAAGATAGACAACGGAGAATACACGGAAGCAAATATAGAAGTTTCAATGTTTAGAGGATTTGAGAACTTACTTAAAGGAAAGGAATTACACTTAGCACCTAATATAGCTGGAAAGATCTGCGGAATTTGCGGAGCTACGCATACTTTAGTATCAACTGAAGCACTTGAAATGGCAACCGGAGTTTACCCTTCAGAAAGAGCAACAGCTTTCAGAAATGTAGCTTATTCTTTAGCAGATATAATGTATAATAACGTCACAGTAGCATACCTATTTCAAGCTATTGATTACTCAACCGAAATCGTAAAGAAACAAACTCTTAAAGAATATGAAAGGGCTAGGAACACTCCTGCAGAGTTTAAAGATATTCACGGGTTTCCTACAATAGCCGACATAATGGACAATTTGTACTTCGGAAAAAGTGTATACAAGGAAGCTTTCAAGCTTCAGACAAACTTAAGGGATTTGGCTACTGCAATCTGGTTAAGATACCCTCAACCTCTCAGTATGAAACCGGGTTCAATAACTGTTAGGGATCCTTCAATTATAGATAAGGTAAAGAAGTTTATGAAAGAGGACAAAACGATAGAAAAACTGTTTTACATGATGGCAGACTTAAGGGATTTCGTAAATTATTATAAAAACATTGAAGAGGACTTCGTAACTTACGGATTACTGGAAGGGGAAGAATATAATGCTGATTACGAGGAAATGGATAATTGGGCTGATAAGAGGCTCTTCCCTCCAGCTTTAATAAAGAAGGGAGAAGTCGTTGAAACGAAGTTGAGTAAGATACTTTTAGGAGTCAGAGTTTACATAGAAGGTACACCTTACGAAGATTGGAATAATGAATACGATAAGGATGAGCTAGGTAACGAAATTGATAAAAAGCACCCTTGGAATAAGGAGACTAAAATAAAATCTTTAATAAATACTAACTTTGTCCCTACTGTGAAGCAATTTCATGGAGAGGAATTCATGCCTACAACAGGAGACATAGCTAGACTATACGCAATGAGACTTAGGAAGGGAAAAGTTTCAGCTTTAAACTATGAGTGGGAACCAAGAGGAAATAATGTAATTGAAAGGACTTTTGCAAGGATTTTTACAGTAGCTTTCTTAAAGGAATTTTTGGAGAACGTTGAAGTCCCTCAGGGTAATTTAGAACCTATTAAAGGAAAGACGGAATATACAATGGCTGTAGGAGCACATGACGCTCCTAGAGGTGCTAATGCTCACTGGTTAATAAGGGAAGGAAATAAGATAAAGAGATATCAAATAATAACTCCGAGTGATAGAAATTTCAGTCCATTAGGAGGACCGGTAGAAAGGTCAATAATTCATCAAAAAGTAACTGAAGAAACTGTTACGGGCTTAGACGCATTAAGGGTAGTAAGAAGTTTCGATCCGTGTTCTGCTTGTGCTGTTCATTTAGAGTATAAGGATTCAAAATTAGTAGTTCCAGTTTAATTTTCATTATCGGATTTATAATTTAATTATCTTCACCAAGAAGCTTCTCATCTAAATATCGAAGTTTTGCCGATTTATTGGATAGTTCACTACAAGCAAGAGACGATTATTACTGTGATATTTTTAAGTTGTGAGACCACTCTAATTCTTTTCGTGCAGGAGATCTCAAAGTGTTAATATTTTTAACATTTGACAACTATAAATATAATATCTAATAAAATCTTTAAAATAAATGATTACAATTCTGCGGATACGTTTTTATGTGAAAATTACTATATTTAACAATGTTTAAGCGAAACTAACTGCCACTATTCTCATTATATCCTACAGTAACTATTAAAATCCTCTTTTATATGAAGATATATTATTGAAAATGTCATATCATTATAGACATGTTATCATGCGATCCTATCTCTGTTATGAATCTCCTTGGGAAATAACTATAATATTGACATTAGAATTAACTTACATGTTTCTACTCTTCTGTTGAATAATCTTAAGTATTTCTTCTTTCAATCTTATTAATTCTTGGCTATTCTGCGTTTTTAACATATTATCCAATTCACTTAGAGCCTCAGTAATTAATCCTAATTCTATCATATCCAACAACTTTGCTTCAATAATCCATACATTGTTTGGATCTTTTTCTATAGCTTTTTCGTATTCCTTTATAGCCTCATTATATTTGCCCATCTCATCGAGGAGAGTTCCTTTAAGATAATGATATGTTGAAGAATTTTTATAATCAATAACCGACGCCTTTTCAAGACAGTCCAAAGCATCATTAACCTTCCCAATCTTAAAAAGAAGTAACGCTTTTTTATAATGAAAATCAGTCACGTGAGGGTCGAGTTTAATAGCCTCATCGTACTCTTTCAATGCAGACTCAGGATCAGTTTCGCTATAGATTTCTCCCAGCATGAAATGAGGCCAAGGATCTGAAGGATTTATCTGCGAAAGCTTTCTCAATTCCTCAATTCTTATCTTAACACCTTGAGGGGACTCGGACATAAAAACCATGGGATACTTTCCTTTACGTATAATAAGACTTTCTATTAACTGGACTCCATATATTAATGATATTTTTTATTAATATCAAAACAAATTTTTACATAATAAGATTCCGATTAAGGGTTATTATTTTATTAAATATGGTATTAACCGGGTTAATTTAAACTGAGTTGATCTTTCATAAAATTCGTTTATTTCGTAATCTTGAGAGAATGATATGTGTCATTCAAAATCTCGCGTCGAGACTTCTTGAAGCTGGCTTTGACAGCGACAATGCTTTCTGCGCCAGAATGGGATAAGGCTATAGCAAAAGCAGTGAACATGATAAAGAACGGTGATGTAAACATAGTATGGTTTGAGGCACAAGCTTGTGAAGGAAACACAACTGCAATAATACAAGCTACAGATCCTACAGTAACTCAAGTTTTATTCGGTGCAAGCCCATTAGTAGGTCCGGGAAGCGTAAAAATATCCTTCTGGCCAAGCCTCATGCCACAACAAGGTGAGCAAGCAGTAGACATATTAAATGACATAATTGCTGGAAAATATAATCCATACGTGCTGATACTAGAGGGAAGTTTTCCAGACGAGAAAACTGCACAACAATACAATTCCAATGGATATTGGGGAATGCTAGGCCCTAAAACGCTAAATGAATGGGTAGCAGAGCTCTTGCCCAATGCAGTTGCAGTTTTATCTGTAGGAAATTGTGCATCTTATGGAGGACTAATAGCAGATAAAGTGTATCAACCACCGCCTAAATTCATAACTCCATCATGGTCTCCATCACCTACTGGCGCCGTAGGATTTTTTGATGACCCGTTAAGAGGATATAAAGGTTTACTAAGCAGATTTTATGAGGATAATTACTTAAATGCTAAAGAGGGAGCAACACCATTCTATAGCTTTGTTAAGAATCCTAATTCCTATCTCGATATAACTCCATCTCCTTCAGCTTCAGTAAAGCCAGCAATAGCAGTGCCTGGATGTCCTGCAAACGGTAACGGTATAATGAGGACTCTAGCTAATTTAGTCCTATGGGCAGGAGGCCTTGCTCCATTACCAGAACTTGACCAATATTGGAGACCAATGTATTTCTTTAGATACACTGTCCACGAACAATGTCCCAGAGCAGCATGGTACGCAGCAGGAGACTTCAGAACTCAGCCAGGTCAGCCTACTGCAGCATGCTTATTTGAGGTAGGATGCAAGGGACCTGTATCAAATTGCCCATGGAATAAGTACGGCTGGGTTGGAGGCATAGGAGGGCCTACTAGGACAGGCGGAGTATGCATTGGATGTACCATGCCGGGCTTCAGTGACCTTTATGAACCGTTCTATAAACCTTTACAAGTGCCTACCCCATCCTCCACATTAACTACTGCAGGATTAATAGGAGCCGGAGTAGTATTAGGAGCAGCAGCAGGATTTGCAGAAAAGAAGATGGTACAAAAAGGCGGATTGAGGTCGAAATAAAATGCAGTTACCGTTCGGGTATTATCCTGTCGGTAACTCTCTCTATCCTCTAGCGTTAGACCTTTTTATGCCAACGGTATTTTTCTTCTTCTTCGGTGCAGCTTATAGAACGGCTAGATATTTTGCATTTTATAATAAACCGTTCGTACCGTACACATCATCATTAAGGGGAATATCCACCAGAGAAAAAATTAAGGATTTAGTTAACACATTTGCGAATTCCAGTAAATTAGGAATAAAGAGAAAGCCAGTAACAACAGCTGCAGGTCTTCTAATGCATATCTCCTTAATTGTAATAATATTCCTCTTAGCTCAACACATGGTTTTCTGGGCTTATTATATTCCCCCATATAAGGTGTTATTCCCTCTTGCTATTCCTGAGAGCTCCGTTGACGGAGAGTTAGCATTTACTAGGGCATCTTTGCCTTTGACTCCAACACCTTATCCTTTCGTTCACGATATATGGGGACCTTTAACAGTAATCCTTAATGGACAATATATAACATATCTCCTAATGATTTTACTTGGAATTTACTTAGGACATAAGTTCCACATCTTAGGAGAAAGACTAGCTCTGAGAGCAGGAGATTGGTGGTTTTTCGTACTATTATATATTGATATAATACTGGGATTCTTGGCAACTTCTCACATACCAAATAATGTAGTAGATTATGATAACTTACTTGGTGCACACATATTGGTTGCTGAAATTTTAATAGCGACATTACCTTTCACTAGGGGATTTCATATGTTTGAGTTCTACTTAGGCAAAATGAGGGAATGGTATTTCACGGTATATAGGAGAGGTGAAAAATAATGACTCAAGCTATTGCTGAGAAAGTAAATATGGACGCATTAAAGAGGGCAATTGACGAGGTATTTTACTCGCAAATAGACTCAACAACCTTATATTACTTCCAATCTTGCGTTAATTGCAAAGCATGTGAAGTAGCTTGCCCGTTTACTCCCACTTCTTTACATTATTCACCAGTAAATAAGGCTGAAATATCTAGGCAATTATATAGATACAGATTTAGCATATGGGGTAAGACAATAGGTAAGGTAATAGGAGGAAGTAAGAAATATTTGACATTGAATGAAGCAGAAACAATGGTTGATTATGTATGGCATTGCACTAATTGCGGAGCTTGCATGTTTGTTTGTCCAATGGCTATAGACAGCGGAGCTTTAATAGATCTACTTAGACAAGTAGCGTTTAAAGCCGGAATGGTACCAAAAATCTATAGAGATATAGCTGACTTAGAAATCTCTGGTAAATACTGGGATGTAGATTTCTTTAAGAATGCTTGGAACTCTTTAATTTCAAAAATTAAAGACGCAATAGGTAAGGAAGTGCCTTTAGATAAGAAAAAAAGCGAAATTCTGTTTTACGCAAGTCTCTATGAAGCTATGGTTTATCCTGATGTTTTAGTAAAAGTAGCGAAAATCCTTGATATGCTAAACAAGGATTGGACTTTCATGTCAAAACCCCTTGGAATAAGACCTCCTATTGGATTAGTAATAGGAGACAAAGAAGGGGCTATAAAAGTTATGCAGAGAGTTTATTCTTATTTTACTGACATTTCTCCAAAGTACGTTATGATGACAGCTGGAGGATTTGAGTATCCTTCATTAAGATATACTATGCATGAGACGTTCAAAGTAAAACCTACATATGAGGTAGTTCATGTTACAGAACTTTTGGCAAAATGGTATGAAAATAATGAGTTTGAAATAGAACCATTAGATGAAATAATAACCTGGCACGATCCATGCCAATTAGGCAGGAGAGGTGGAGTCTTCGAAGCACCTAGAGTTCTAATGAAAGCCCTCTCTAAAAAATTTAAGGAACTACCGAGCCATGGCGTAAACAGTTTTTGTTGTAGCAGAGGAGGTGGAGGATGCGGAGTTCCTACTATGGTAGAAAATATGGCAAAAACATTGGGCATAGCTATAAGTGAAGATGATAAAAAATTCCTGGACAGTACAATAGAGCCGTTAATAAAAGCTGGTAAAATTAAGGTAAATGAGATCAATAAGGTAAAAGCTAAAGAAGTTATGACAGGTTGTCCAGTCTGCATAGAGAGTATAGGTTTTTCAATAGATTATTATCATGCTAACTCGCAAGTTAAACACATAATAGACGTATTAGCCGATAGAATGAAGGTGAATAAAAAATGAAAGTTGTTTTTCTTTTAATTCATTTTAATATGTATTAGGTGGAAATATATGCCTCAGAAAACGTTTATTATAAAAATTGTAAAAAATAATCACTTTTTTCAATTAAAACGAGGTGAAAATACATGTCCTCAATAAAGAAAATGGTTATAGATCCTATAACTAGAGTCGCAGGTCATTTAGGTTTAACTGCAGACGTAAATACAAATACAAGACAAGTAACAAATTATCAAGCATACACATATGTAACAATGTTTAGAGGATTCGAAGTATTCCTCAGAGGAAGACAACCACCAGACGCAGTTCACATAACTTCAAGGTCTTGCGGAGTTTGCGGTGCTGCACACGCTAATGCTTCGGTGAGAGCAAATGATATGGCTTTAGGGGCAGTACCATATCCCTTAGGTCAAGTTTTGAGGAACTTAGCATATGCAATGACTGACATGATATACGATCATTCAATTATCCTAAATGTATTGGAAGGACCGGACTTTTCTGCAC
This genomic interval from Acidianus sp. HS-5 contains the following:
- a CDS encoding hyaluronate lyase, whose amino-acid sequence is MSFKISRRDFLKLALTATMLSAPEWDKAIAKAVNMIKNGDVNIVWFEAQACEGNTTAIIQATDPTVTQVLFGASPLVGPGSVKISFWPSLMPQQGEQAVDILNDIIAGKYNPYVLILEGSFPDEKTAQQYNSNGYWGMLGPKTLNEWVAELLPNAVAVLSVGNCASYGGLIADKVYQPPPKFITPSWSPSPTGAVGFFDDPLRGYKGLLSRFYEDNYLNAKEGATPFYSFVKNPNSYLDITPSPSASVKPAIAVPGCPANGNGIMRTLANLVLWAGGLAPLPELDQYWRPMYFFRYTVHEQCPRAAWYAAGDFRTQPGQPTAACLFEVGCKGPVSNCPWNKYGWVGGIGGPTRTGGVCIGCTMPGFSDLYEPFYKPLQVPTPSSTLTTAGLIGAGVVLGAAAGFAEKKMVQKGGLRSK
- a CDS encoding (Fe-S)-binding protein, with translation MTQAIAEKVNMDALKRAIDEVFYSQIDSTTLYYFQSCVNCKACEVACPFTPTSLHYSPVNKAEISRQLYRYRFSIWGKTIGKVIGGSKKYLTLNEAETMVDYVWHCTNCGACMFVCPMAIDSGALIDLLRQVAFKAGMVPKIYRDIADLEISGKYWDVDFFKNAWNSLISKIKDAIGKEVPLDKKKSEILFYASLYEAMVYPDVLVKVAKILDMLNKDWTFMSKPLGIRPPIGLVIGDKEGAIKVMQRVYSYFTDISPKYVMMTAGGFEYPSLRYTMHETFKVKPTYEVVHVTELLAKWYENNEFEIEPLDEIITWHDPCQLGRRGGVFEAPRVLMKALSKKFKELPSHGVNSFCCSRGGGGCGVPTMVENMAKTLGIAISEDDKKFLDSTIEPLIKAGKIKVNEINKVKAKEVMTGCPVCIESIGFSIDYYHANSQVKHIIDVLADRMKVNKK
- a CDS encoding nickel-dependent hydrogenase large subunit; amino-acid sequence: MVELSLDPISRIEGHLGIHVKIDNGEYTEANIEVSMFRGFENLLKGKELHLAPNIAGKICGICGATHTLVSTEALEMATGVYPSERATAFRNVAYSLADIMYNNVTVAYLFQAIDYSTEIVKKQTLKEYERARNTPAEFKDIHGFPTIADIMDNLYFGKSVYKEAFKLQTNLRDLATAIWLRYPQPLSMKPGSITVRDPSIIDKVKKFMKEDKTIEKLFYMMADLRDFVNYYKNIEEDFVTYGLLEGEEYNADYEEMDNWADKRLFPPALIKKGEVVETKLSKILLGVRVYIEGTPYEDWNNEYDKDELGNEIDKKHPWNKETKIKSLINTNFVPTVKQFHGEEFMPTTGDIARLYAMRLRKGKVSALNYEWEPRGNNVIERTFARIFTVAFLKEFLENVEVPQGNLEPIKGKTEYTMAVGAHDAPRGANAHWLIREGNKIKRYQIITPSDRNFSPLGGPVERSIIHQKVTEETVTGLDALRVVRSFDPCSACAVHLEYKDSKLVVPV
- a CDS encoding tetratricopeptide repeat protein, which produces MSESPQGVKIRIEELRKLSQINPSDPWPHFMLGEIYSETDPESALKEYDEAIKLDPHVTDFHYKKALLLFKIGKVNDALDCLEKASVIDYKNSSTYHYLKGTLLDEMGKYNEAIKEYEKAIEKDPNNVWIIEAKLLDMIELGLITEALSELDNMLKTQNSQELIRLKEEILKIIQQKSRNM